Within the Stenotrophomonas maltophilia genome, the region GGAAGCACGTCCCGAAGCAGCCGAGAAGATCGCCCGCGCCGAGCAGATGGCATTGAAGTTCATCGCCGACAACAGTGCCGAGGACATCGTCGCTGCGCTGCCGGACAGCTACGTCTCCGGCGACCGCGCCACCTACGCGCGCGCCGTGGAGAACGCCCGCGCCATCTTCACCACCGATGGCCACTTCACGCCCGCGGACCTGGAAACGCCGTTGAAGGTGCTGCGCGAGTTCAACAAGGACGTGGCCAACGCGGACATTGACCTGTCCCGGACCTACACCAATGCCTTCGTCGAGCGCGCCAGCGCCGCGACGCAGGCAACCCAACCGTAAGCGGAGATAACCCATGGCCCTCAATGCCACCGTGCGCCAGTTCAATGGCGCACCGCAGCTGGAGCCCGCACAGACCATGGTCGCCATCAACAAGGTGACCATGTCCTTCGGTGACTTCACCGCCGTGCGCGATGTCGATATCCAGGTCGGTGATGGCGAGTTCCTCGCCATCGTCGGTCCCACCGGGTGCGGCAAGAGCACCATCCTCAATTCCGTGGCGGGCCTGCTCAAGCCCAGCGCCGGTGACGTGAGCATCGACGGACGCGCCGTCAATGGCGTGCAGGCGTCCGTCGGCTACCTGTTCCAGCAGGACGCGCTGCTGCCGTGGAAGACCGCCTTCCAGAATGTGGAACTGGGCCTGAAGTTCCGCGGCGTCGATGAAGCCGAGCGCCGGCAGAAGGTCACCACCTGGTTGGCCAAGGTCGGCCTGACCGGCTTCGAGCACCGCTATCCGCACCAGCTCTCCGGCGGCCAGCGCAAGCGCGTGCAGATGGCACAGGCATTGATCGTGGAGCCCAAGGTGATCCTGATGGACGAGCCGTTCTCGGCATTGGACATCCACACCCGCC harbors:
- a CDS encoding ABC transporter ATP-binding protein produces the protein MALNATVRQFNGAPQLEPAQTMVAINKVTMSFGDFTAVRDVDIQVGDGEFLAIVGPTGCGKSTILNSVAGLLKPSAGDVSIDGRAVNGVQASVGYLFQQDALLPWKTAFQNVELGLKFRGVDEAERRQKVTTWLAKVGLTGFEHRYPHQLSGGQRKRVQMAQALIVEPKVILMDEPFSALDIHTRHLMQNELLRLWQEDRRSVILITHDLEEAIALGDRVVVLSSGPSSRVVRSFDVDLERPRNVAEIKLDERFTGLYRDIWACLRGEVEKSYARQD